The Toxorhynchites rutilus septentrionalis strain SRP chromosome 3, ASM2978413v1, whole genome shotgun sequence genome includes a region encoding these proteins:
- the LOC129780444 gene encoding uncharacterized protein LOC129780444, whose protein sequence is MYSLGGNEPPRKCNRGRLDRLKTVGTFDITNEISRLSQKTMNLNERIIGNRLFTQTVDEATTSAIGTAAGGIGAGLVPLIATAAFGPVTSAAIDTTEKQQQPQLPIAKPSNGPTLFKQNTEIIHLSPHQHVSSNHPLQLKAAKSRSLSTGSYITKESSVHASVEKIMVIKSNSNTDLNEGTLKTIDSMPKNKSLEDSNTMKLNQTRSPMRKPILRKSKKIIRTDSEFLKGNIYEKESSLSSSQYTPTHEKRREFAEHRSSNPSSETHKSTDESSKNISMDEIDTVFSDTMELEQMEADYKMHLKNNLQREYKSDSDTLDEVGKKHPDYSTWKNQSFENTFDVYKEKQQENGGSGGSSKGTSMVEALSQKEDERSKSLEVTEKASDNDLKSKRLTDRPTQLELGTFSDESKHPSADGSFGHLFEKNLCRFKKMNKLLKCKRFSTSALYDNKKNKPNFKETVFFDNKSSPVKSSTESGRSPDKSFQSQSKASISSSKSSLFGTKKGNVFTFKGKKFLFSTAGSSAGNGNSKNSPNKSKSNNEISYSRSKSTKGTRKSVKTNSTACLNLETNSVSPLSEAFYNPTGSVRLSAMELYEKFCSQDFSGLYKHEAVRIDHGDGSNGTDLSEYDPNRSMGAVRKYKRRNFKLLRQKSEPKFSFRTDTLYENEDSFEEGCYQSEEQKEDGYEVDDYSQFLYEEQYYEEDIENLSIETMYYRRNLIREDGTLMRGCQYQEDVDEDEEEEEEDEEEVEEEEEEEEDAYEEELEEEDEDEDQNERYERRLDLEAGSLQPPQIDMAASLDSDCDEIYLMPGNESKKLIIHDFLFHHSNNEFDSAGDEYDMPEDKIEVLDRYKNQDTLTIYKICSKESILDSKGDLDNIPLSPSLEPYFLKSDCLTALERTASLELLSNSSGTLNKSTLTDYAFDTVKNVNLDSCSTSRLSLSLKSEIFEETLANAANDDGSGEIRQIKNWNIEDFTLTPEGSFSDETVDELFKTHLLEELESKTPIEEMDLPIPTVETVPIEPTNPTTSEYTIIDLDEEPNLLDPTISDFTNEITKEFDLLFSRAETESRAASYSGSPAYDNDDDCQKETRSAELRLDPLEVQPVLPTELPTRYSMQKLEPINLDAEEIKITRHTEDQLKTQHDSAKVIAVDNKCNKVDKHQKISEADRTTSSTTMTAVSGADRLRKARSQSLGNLKNKTKCFPL, encoded by the coding sequence ATGTACAGCTTGGGTGGTAACGAACCCCCGCGGAAGTGCAACCGAGGCCGGCTAGACCGGTTAAAGACTGTGGGGACcttcgacatcaccaacgagaTCTCGCGGCTTAGCCAGAAAACGATGAATTTGAATGAGCGAATCATAGGTAATCGGTTGTTTACTCAAACCGTTGACGAAGCCACTACCAGCGCAATTGGTACAGCAGCCGGGGGAATAGGTGCCGGGCTGGTTCCTTTAATAGCGACTGCCGCTTTTGGACCGGTGACCAGTGCAGCGATCGATACAACCGAAAAACAGCAACAACCGCAGCTCCCTATCGCAAAACCCAGCAATGGTCCCACGCTGTTTAAACAAAACACAGAAATAATACACCTATCACCTCATCAGCATGTTTCATCTAATCATCCACTTCAATTAAAAGCCGCCAAAAGTCGAAGTCTAAGTACGGGTTCCTACATTACGAAAGAATCGAGTGTTCACGCTAGCGTAGAGAAGATTATGGTTATCAAATCGAACAGCAATACCGACCTGAACGAAGGCACGTTGAAAACTATCGACAGTATGCCGAAAAACAAATCGTTAGAAGATAGTAATACGATGAAGCTCAACCAAACGCGCTCCCCGATGCGCAAACCGATACTGCGGAAGTCCAAAAAGATCATCCGAACCGATTCAGAGTTCCTCAAGGGTAACATTTACGAGAAAGAGTCCAGCCTATCCAGCTCGCAGTACACCCCAACGCACGAGAAGCGCCGCGAATTCGCCGAACACCGTAGCAGTAATCCTTCCTCGGAAACCCACAAATCGACCGACGAAAGTTCGAAAAACATTTCGATGGACGAAATTGACACGGTGTTCTCCGACACCATGGAGCTGGAACAGATGGAAGCGGACTACAAGATGCACTTGAAGAATAACCTTCAGCGGGAGTACAAGAGTGATAGTGATACATTGGACGAAGTGGGGAAGAAACATCCGGACTACAGTACGTGGAAAAATCAGAGCTTCGAGAACACCTTTGACGTGTACAAAGAGAAACAACAAGAAAATGGTGGAAGTGGTGGTTCTTCGAAGGGAACATCCATGGTAGAAGCGTTGAGTCAAAAAGAGGACGAACGATCGAAAAGTTTAGAGGTTACGGAGAAAGCGAGCGATAACGACTTGAAATCCAAGCGGTTGACAGATAGACCAACACAGCTGGAACTGGGAACCTTCTCGGATGAAAGCAAACACCCTTCGGCGGACGGTTCCTTTGGACATCTGTTCGAAAAGAATCTCTGTCGGTTCAAGAAAATGAATAAGCTGCTAAAGTGCAAGCGTTTCAGCACATCCGCTTTGtatgataataagaaaaacaaaCCGAACTTCAAGGAAACTGTGTTCTTTGACAATAAATCCTCTCCTGTAAAATCAAGTACGGAATCCGGACGATCGCCCGACAAATCGTTCCAATCGCAATCGAAAGCCTCGATAAGTTCGTCCAAATCTTCCTTGTTCGGTACCAAGAAGGGGAATGTTTTTACCTTCAAGGGCAAAAAGTTTCTGTTTTCCACTGCCGGTAGTAGCGCCGGTAATGGAAATTCCAAAAACTCGCCAAATAAATCGAAATCCAACAACGAGATAAGTTACTCGCGCTCCAAGTCAACAAAAGGTACGCGCAAGTCAGTCAAAACCAACAGCACCGCCTGCCTGAATCTGGAGACCAACAGTGTTTCACCCTTGTCGGAAGCTTTCTACAACCCGACCGGGAGTGTGAGGTTAAGCGCGATGGAGTTGTACGAGAAGTTTTGCTCCCAGGACTTCAGTGGTCTCTACAAACACGAGGCCGTCCGGATAGACCACGGGGACGGCTCGAATGGGACCGATTTGAGTGAGTACGATCCGAATCGCAGCATGGGAGCTGTACGGAAGTACAAGCGACGGAACTTCAAGCTGTTGCGCCAGAAAAGTGAACCGAAGTTTTCCTTCCGCACTGATACGCTGTACGAGAACGAGGATAGCTTCGAAGAGGGGTGCTACCAGAGCGAGGAGCAGAAGGAGGATGGATACGAAGTGGATGATTACAGCCAGTTTTTGTACGAAGAGCAATACTACGAGGAGGATATCGAGAATCTTAGCATAGAGACCATGTACTATCGGAGGAACTTGATCCGGGAGGATGGAACACTGATGAGGGGCTGCCAGTATCAGGAGGATGTCGATGAAGACGAGGAGGAAGAGGAGGAGGATGAAGAAGAGGTggaggaagaagaggaagaagaagagGACGCTTATGAGGAAGAGTTAGAGGAAGAAGACGAAGACGAGGATCAGAATGAACGATATGAACGAAGGTTGGATCTGGAAGCAGGTAGTTTGCAGCCGCCACAAATTGATATGGCGGCTTCGTTGGATTCGGACTGCGATGAGATCTATCTAATGCCTGGAAATGAGTCGAAAAAACTTATCATTCATGACTTCCTCTTCCATCACAGCAATAACGAGTTTGACAGCGCTGGTGACGAGTATGATATGCCGGAGGACAAAATAGAGGTGCTTGATCGGTATAAAAACCAGGACACGCTAACGATATACAAGATTTGTTCGAAGGAAAGCATCCTTGATTCCAAAGGTGACCTAGACAATATTCCGTTGAGCCCGTCACTCGAGCCGTATTTTCTCAAGTCGGACTGCCTGACGGCGCTCGAGCGGACCGCCTCGCTAGAGCTTCTGAGCAATTCCAGCGGCACACTGAACAAGTCAACGTTAACCGACTACGCATTTGATACTGTTAAGAACGTTAATTTAGATAGCTGTAGCACATCGAGACTGAGCTTATCGTTGAAGAGCGAAATCTTTGAAGAGACTCTAGCGAACGCTGCCAATGACGACGGTTCCGGTGAGATTAGGCAAATCAAAAACTGGAATATCGAAGATTTTACCTTAACCCCAGAAGGATCATTCTCGGACGAAACCGTTGATGAACTGTTCAAAACACATTTACTAGAAGAACTCGAAAGTAAAACCCCCATCGAAGAAATGGACTTACCGATACCCACTGTGGAAACAGTTCCGATCGAACCCACAAATCCCACAACCAGTGAGTACACAATCATCGATCTAGACGAAGAACCGAATCTGCTAGATCCAACGATTTCAGACTTCACGAACGAAATCACCAAAGAGTTTGACCTTTTATTCTCTCGAGCGGAAACGGAATCGCGGGCCGCAAGCTATTCTGGGAGTCCGGCGTATGACAACGACGACGACTGTCAGAAGGAGACGAGGAGTGCAGAActtcgtctcgatccgctagaAGTTCAGCCGGTGCTGCCAACAGAGCTGCCGACGCGGTACTCAATGCAGAAGCTGGAGCCCATCAATCTGGACGCCGAAGAGATAAAAATTACAAGACATACCGAGGACCAACTTAAAACGCAACACGATAGTGCCAAAGTAATAGCTGTAGATAACAAGTGTAATAAGGTAGATAAGCATCAAAAAATTTCGGAAGCTGATCGAACGACTAGCTCAACGACGATGACCGCAGTCTCGGGCGCTGATCGTTTGCGGAAAGCTCGCAGTCAATCCCTGGGTAACCTAAAGAATAAAACCAAATGTTTTCCATTATAG